The following coding sequences are from one Neovison vison isolate M4711 chromosome X, ASM_NN_V1, whole genome shotgun sequence window:
- the ZIC3 gene encoding zinc finger protein ZIC 3 isoform X2, which produces MTMLLDGGPQFPGLGVGSFGAPRHHEMPNREPAGMGLNPFGDSPHAAAAAAAAFKLSPAAAHDLSSGQSSAFTPQGSGYANALGHHHHHHHHHHHAGQVPSYGGAASAAFNSTRDFLFRQRGSGLGEAASGGGQHGLFAGSASSLHAPAGIPEPPGYLLFPGLHEQGAGHPSPTGHVDNNQVHLGLRGELFGRADPYRPVASPRTDPYVAGAQFPNYSPMNMNMGVNVAAHHGPGAFFRYMRQPIKQELSCKWIDEAQLSRPKKSCDRTFSTMHELVTHVTMEHVGGPEQNNHVCYWEECPREGKSFKAKYKLVNHIRVHTGEKPFPCPFPGCGKIFARSENLKIHKRTHTGEKPFKCEFEGCDRRFANSSDRKKHMHVHTSDKPYICKVCDKSYTHPSSLRKHMKVHESQGSDSSPAASSGYESSTPPAIASANSKDTTKTPSAVQTSTSHNPGLPPNFNEWYV; this is translated from the exons ATGACGATGCTCCTGGACGGAGGCCCGCAGTTCCCCGGGCTGGGAGTGGGCAGCTTCGGCGCGCCGCGCCACCACGAGATGCCCAACCGCGAGCCGGCGGGCATGGGGCTGAATCCCTTCGGGGACTCGCcccacgccgccgccgccgccgccgccgccttcaAGCTGAGCCCCGCCGCGGCTCACGATCTGTCTTCGGGCCAGAGCTCTGCGTTCACGCCGCAGGGCTCGGGTTACGCCAACGCCCTgggccatcaccaccaccaccatcaccaccatcaccacgcCGGTCAGGTGCCCAGCTACGGCGGTGCCGCCTCCGCTGCCTTCAACTCCACGCGCGACTTTCTGTTCCGCCAGCGCGGTTCCGGGCTCGGCGAGGCGGCCTCGGGTGGCGGGCAGCACGGGCTCTTCGCCGGCTCGGCGAGCAGCCTGCACGCTCCAGCGGGCATTCCCGAGCCTCCCGGCTACCTGCTCTTCCCCGGGCTGCATGAGCAGGGCGCCGGGCACCCGTCGCCCACAGGGCACGTGGACAACAACCAGGTCCACCTGGGGCTGCGCGGGGAGCTCTTCGGCCGCGCCGACCCGTACCGCCCGGTGGCCAGCCCGCGCACGGACCCCTACGTGGCCGGCGCGCAGTTCCCCAACTACAGCCCCATGAACATGAACATGGGCGTGAACGTGGCGGCCCACCACGGGCCCGGCGCCTTCTTCCGTTATATGCGGCAGCCCATCAAACAGGAGCTGTCGTGCAAGTGGATCGACGAGGCTCAGCTGAGCCGGCCCAAGAAGAGCTGCGACCGGACCTTCAGCACCATGCACGAGCTGGTGACACATGTCACCATGGAGCATGTGGGGGGCCCGGAGCAGAACAACCACGTCTGCTACTGGGAGGAGTGCCCTCGCGAGGGCAAGTCCTTCAAGGCGAAGTACAAACTGGTCAACCACATTCGAGTGCACACGGGCGAGAaacccttcccctgccccttcccggGCTGCGGGAAGATCTTTGCCCGCTCCGAGAACCTCAAGATCCACAAGAGGACCCACACAG GTGAGAAACCGTTCAAATGTGAATTCGAAGGCTGCGACAGACGCTTTGCCAACAGCAGCGACCGCAAGaagcacatgcatgtgcacacctCGGACAAGCCCTATATCTGCAAAGTGTGCGACAAGTCCTACACGCACCCGAGCTCCCTGCGCAAGCACATGAAG GTTCATGAATCTCAAGGGTCAGATTCCTCCCCTGCTGCCAGTTCAGGCTATGAATCTTCCACTCCACCCGCTATAGCTTC